TGCTCTCCGATGCCTCCCGCCGGCAGAAGTATCTCGCCGTCGATCCGCCCGACTGGGAGAGCTTCAACAGCCGCGCCTGGCAGGACGGGCCGATTCTCGACGGGATCGACGCCCTCCATGCCGCGGCCGTCGATCATGTGATCGTGGTGGTCACGGCCCGACCGTTGACGTCGATCGACATGACCGATCGCTGGCTCGAGGACCACGAGGTACCCGTGGACCTGCTCGTGTTGAGAGACCGTGACGACGAGCGCCACAGCCCCGCGGTGAAACGCAGCGAGCTGGCCAAGCTCCGGGCGGCCGGTGCCGACGTCGTGATGGCGGTCGAGGACCATCCGGGCATCGTCGCAATGTACGAGGAGGAAGGCGTGGCCGTGCGCTACGTCCACTCGGGTTACTACGAAATCGGCGAGGTTTGACCGGGAATTTCGGTGCCTGCTCCTACTGTTGAGTCGTTCAGGCGGTTCCCGACCGCCCCGGACCCGGAGGTTCCCGACCGAGATGGTCAACACCGCAAAGACGTTCACCCTGCTCGCCGCTCTGGGCGGTCTCATCATCGTTGCCGGTGGCGCGCTCGGAGGCCAGGGCGGTCTGGTCATCGGTCTGGTCATCGGCCTCGTGATGGCCGGCGGTTCGTACTGGTTCAGCGACAAGCTCGCGATCAAGTCGGCCAAGGCGCAGCCGGTCACCCGCGAACAGATGCCCGAGTACTTCCAGATCATGGAGGAGCTGACGGCCAAGGCGAACATGCCGATGCCGAAGCTCTACGTGGCGCCCAACCCGCAGCCCAACGCCTTCGCCACCGGCCGCAATCCGAATCATGCCGCAGTGGCCGTCACCGTCGGCCTGCTCGACGCGATGAACTGGGACGAGGTGCGAGGCGTGCTCGCCCACGAGCTCGCCCACATCCGCAATCGCGACATCCTCATCGGCTCGGTGGCCGCCGCCATCGGCATGGGCATCACCTTCGCCGCCCGTATGGCGATGTGGGGCGCGATGTTCAGCGGTGGTCGGGGACGCGACCGCAACCCGATCGGAGAGATCGCGTTCGCGATCCTCGCCCCGATCGCCGCGGCCGTGATCCAGGCCGCGGTCAGTCGCAGCCGCGAGTTCCAGGCCGACGAGTCGGCCGCCAAGCTCATCGGCACCGGCGAGCCCCTGGCCCGGGCGCTCGAGAAGCTCGACGCCTACGCCATGCGCATTCCGGCCGATGTCGACCCGAACCAGGCCAGCGCCTACATCATCAATCCGCTGTCGGCCCAGGCCGCCGGCCGGGGCGGTGGCGGGCTGGGCAAGTGGTTCAGCACCCACCCGCCGACCGAACAGCGCATCGCCCGTCTCCGCGCCTTCTGACCCGGGGCCAGGGAGTCAGTCGCGGAAGTTGTTGAACTGGAGTGGGAGACCGAAGTCGCCCTCCTTCAGTTTCGCGATCACTTCCTGGAGCTGATCGCGCTTCTTGCCCGAGACCCGCAACTGATCACCCTGGGTCGACGACTGCACGCCCTTGATGCCGAGTGTCTTGATGAACTTGTTGAGCTCGCGGGCCTTGTCGGCGCTGATGCCGGACTGCAATGTCGCGGTCTGGCGAACGGTGCCGCCCGATGCGGGCTCGATGTTGCCGTAGTCGAGCACCTTCAGACTCACCTTGCGCTTCACCAACTTCTCTTCGAGCACCTGGCGCAGGGCGGCGAGACGATCCTCTGAGAGGGACGCCATGTCGACGACGCCATCCCCCAGCTCGATCGAGGAGTTGGTGTTCTTGAAATCGAACCGCTGGGCCACCTCGCGCGCCGCCTGATCGACGGCGTTGCGCACTTCTTGCTGATCGACCTCTGAAACCACATCGAATGTCGGCATGAACAGGAACGTACCAAACGGCATGCGCCGTACGAACCAGCACGCCGGACTCCGCTCATGTCGGGCGACTTCGTGCCGAACGGAGAACCATGTCTCCCTTCCGATTCTGCGCGATCGTCACCGGCGTCGTCTATCTGACCTGGCGGCTGATCTTCACCTGGGAGGGAGCGAACCCGGTGTTGTTCTTCCTGCTGCTGGCCGCCGAGGCCTTCGGATTCGTGCGGGTGCTCACCGAGACGTCGCTGCTCGGTGATGTCCGTCCGGCCATCCGGAATCCCGAGAAGACCATGGCCCCCGACGGCGATGTCATCCTCGTCGTCACCGACGAGCCGGCGAGCGAGGTCCATGCGGCCGTGCTCTCCGCCCGCGTCATCTCGGGCTACAACAACCTCCGCATCGTCGACCGGGACAACCGCCCTGATGTCGCCAACCTCGCCCGGCGACTCGGTCTCGTCCGCATCGTCGGCAGCCCTCGCGCCGACCTGGGCGAGCTGATCGACCGGGCCATGGGTGACTGCACCTCGCTCTTCGCGCTCCTCATGCCCGCCGATCTCGTCGTGATGCCCGACATCCTCGAGGTGACCGCGAGCGCGTTCGACGACCCGTCGGTCGCGGTCGTCGCATGCCGAGTCGAGAACGTGAACGCCGTCGACGCCGTGGACTTCGGCGGCTACGGGGAACACCGACGACGCGATGAACTCATGGTGGCGAAACTCGACGACGCCGAGGCGCTGCCGTGGTGGCCGGGCCTCGCGGTCGTCCGCCGTAGCGCGGTGAGTGAGATCGGGGGAATGAGTCGTGGTCGCCAGGGGGTGACGATGTCGACCGGCGTGCGTCTCCAGGCCGTCGGCTGGAAGATCACCGATGTGCCGGTGATCGTCGGTCGTCGACTCGCCCCGTGGACCGACGATCGGCACCTGCATCGCTGGGCTCGCGACCTGCACGAGCGGCTGTCGGTGCTCGTCGACGACGAGGCTCCGCATCGCAACGAACACGCGACACCGCTTCGTCGTCGGGTCTATCGAGCCGCCGATCTCCACATCGGACGCAGCATCCAACGCCTCGTCCTCCTCGGCGTCCTCTTCACCGTGCTCTACTCGTCGTCGTTGCCGCTCGTCGCCGACGCCCGAGTCCTGGTTCCGCTCTGGGGTGCCTGGCAGTTCGCATCGCTGCTCTATCGGCGCAAGGCCCAGGAACCGGTGGGGTTCACGAACTGGATCACCAACGATCTCCGCCTTCTCTCGACCGATCTCTACGTCGCGTTCCGGGCGCTGCCCGGCAAGCCTCTGGGTGTCGACCTGGTCGACCGGGCTCCCGGACGCATCGCCCGGACGGTCTTCCTCGTCGGCCTCCAGATCGCACTGGCGGGCTCGCTGGCCGTCTTCGGGCTCGGCATCGCTCGGCCGCCGCATGGGGATTTCGCGACCCTCGCCTCGCTCGCGGTCGCTGCCTGGCTGTGGGGTATGAGCCTTCAGGCCCGGACCGCGTCACGCCTCCACCAGAAGCGGCAGAACTTCCGAGCGAGCGACGAACTGCGGGTGCTCGCCAGCAAGGATCGCATGGGCGTGATCGGCGTATCACCGTTCGGCATCGACGTGGTCTCGGCGGATCCGCTGGGCATTGGTGAAAAGGTCCGTCTCGCCTTCGCTCTCCCCCAGGCCGACGGCTCCTCGATCAGATTCGACTGCCCCACGGCCGTGCGCCGCTGCTCCAAGACCCGCGGCGCCTACGTGTCCTACCTCCGCTTCGCCCAACTGAGCGACGCCGAGGTCGACCAGATCGCCGAATACACCGCCGTCGTCGCCGGCGTACACGGGCTGCGCGACAACCTCGAGAGCCCCCTGGAACATCTCGTCCCGATCGAAGCCACGCTGGTGAAGCCCCGAGCCGAGGTCGCAGAAGTCTGAACGGCAGATAGTCTTTTCTCGTCCAGGGGTCGGTGCCCGAGCGGCCAAAGGGAACGGGCTGTAAACCCGTCGGCTTTCGCCTACGAAGGTTCGAATCCTTCTCGGCCCACGTGACACGAGACCCGGCGCCCAGCGCCGGGTCTCGCAGTTTTCTCAACTGTTGGCTCACGCCAACATGCGGTTCTCACGCCAACATGCGCTGCATCACGACGACGTCGAGCCAGCGGCCGAACTTGCGGCCGACCTCTCGCTCGGTGCCCACCACCTGGAATCCGCAGGACTGGTGCAACCCGATGCTGGCATCGTGACCCCCGACGACTCGGGCCATGATCGTGTGGAAGCCGCGGCTCGTCGCAACATCGATCAGTTCGTCCATGAGGGCCCGTCCCACTCCGGCCCCCCGGGCGGACTCGGCGACATAGACGCTGTTCTCCACCGATGTGCGGTAGGCGGCCCGGGGCCGATACGGCGAGAGCGACGCGAAGCCGGCGACCTCCGTGTCGATCTCGGCGACCACCACCCCGAACGCACCCTCGCGCTCGCGGATCCATTCCTGCTGTGCTTCCAGCGAGCGGGGCTCGAGATCGAAGGTGTGGGTCGTTTCCAGGACTTCGCGGTTGTAGATCGTGCGCAGCGCCTCGGCGTCGTCGATCGTGGCAAGTCGCAGCTTCATGGGTTTGCGGCCACCTTGCCGGTGACGCGCCGCAGGGCCGCCAACGGCGCGACCTTCAACAGGCCGACTGCGACGGTGTTGAGCGCGCCGGGTACGACGCGGGCCTTGCCCTCCGCGACGGCGGCCAGCGCGCTCGCGGCCACCGTGTCGGCGTCCTGCCAGAACGCGTTCGGGTAGCGACTCGCGTCGGCCTCGGCCCGCTCGTGGAACTCGGTCCGCGTGAAGCCTGGGCACGACACCGTCACGGTCACCCCGGAGCCGGCGAGCTCCTGGTGCAGCGACTCGCTGAAGCTGTTCACGAATGCCTTGGTGGCGGCATAGGTCGCACTCCCGGCGGACGGGAGGTAACCGGCGACGCTGGCGATGTTGAGGATGCCGCCCGAGCCGGCGCGGACCATCGTCGCGGCCGCGGCGTGCGACAGCTCGTGCAGGGCCAGCACGTTGACGGCCACCACCCGCCGTTCCTTCTCGTAGTCGAGCGCGGCGAAGGATCCGGAGAAGCCCAGGCCCGCATTGTTGACCAGGAGGTCGATCGGATCCTCGCTCGATGCCAGGCGGGCACCGATACGAGCGACGTCGTGGGGATCGGCGAGGTCGGCCACCAGGACCTCCACGTCGACGGGGACATCGGCGGCCAGGGCATCGAGTCGGGCCTCGTCACGGGCGACCACGACCAGTGGGGTGCCCTGCTCGGCGAGCTGGCGCGCGATCGACGCGCCGATACCGCTCGACGCGCCGGTGACCAGTGCGCGTTTCCAACGGGACATGTGACCTCGATCGTGGTGGGCGATGGCAGCTCCGAATCTACTGCCGTGGTTGTATGTGGGATGCCCCTGCCCCACGACGCTCGAAATGTTCTCGGCGGCGCGCTCGCCGAATGCGGCACCGATCCCGTCACCGGCTTCTTTCGCGACGGCTGCTGCAACACCTCGGACGACGACGTCGGCTCCCACACCGTGTGCACCACGGTGACGGCTCGCTTCCTCGAGTTCTCCAAGGAGTCCGGCAACGACCTCTCGACCCCCCGACCCGAGTGGGGATTCGCCGGTCTGCAGCCGGGCGACGGATGGTGTGTGTGCGCGGCTCGTTGGCTCGAAGCCGCATTGGCCGGTGCCGCCGCGCCGGTGCGACTCAGCGCCACCCACGAGCGCGCACTCGAGGTGGTGCCGCTCCAGATGCTGCGGGCGCACGCGGTCGACGCCGAGAACTGATCGGCGCGTCAGGCGGCCGCCACGTCGCGTGCCACCTGGGCCCACCGATCGAGGATGTCGGGATGGGTCCGCAGCTGACTCGACGCGGTGTAGGTCATCAGCCGGGTCGAGGGCGCGACGTCACGGTAGCGAGAAACGAGATTCGCGCCGAGCGTCGACCACGATCCGGAGACGGTGTAGTGATCGAGGATGTCGTCGGTGATCAGGCCGACCATGCCGGCGAGATCGCCGTCGCGCTGGCGGGCGTGGAGTTGCTCCGACAGCCCGTCGAAGCCGTGGGTCTCGAACACGGGTGAGTAGGTGCGGGTCGACCCGTAGAAGGCGATCATCTGTCGGGCGTGCTCGCGGGTTGCCGCGAGTTCCTCGTCGGTGTCGCCGACCGGCGTCATCACCGGGATCTCGAAGGTGATGTCACCCAGTTCACGACCGCTGCGCGCCGCGCCCTCCGCCACATGCGGCCGCTGCCGTTCGACGATGTACTCGGGCGAGTTGAACGGATGGATGTGGATGCCGTCGCACACCTCGCCGGCCATTCGACTCATCCAGGGGAGCACGGCGGACACGAAGATCCGCGGGTCGGGCGCGTCGATCGGGCCGGGCGACCATTGCGCAGGGAGCAACGAGAACTGGTAGAAGTCACCCTCGAAGTGGAGCTTCTCCTCACCGCGGAAGGCCCGAAAGATCGCCTGGATCGAGCGGACGTACTCCTTCATCCGCGGGCCCGGCGGCGCGTACTCCGACGAGTAGCGGCGTTCGACATGGGCCTTGACCTGTGTGCCCAGGCCGAGGGTGAAACGACCGTTGGTCGCGTCGGCGAGCTCCCAGGCCGTGGACGCAGTGATCATCGGGCTGCGCGGGAAGGCAACGGCGACCGCGGTGCCGATACCGAGCTGCTCGGTCGCGAGCCCGGCGGCGGCGGCAGACAGGTAGGCGGTCCGCCCCGACTCGGTGAGCCAGAGCGTGCCGAACCCGGCGGCCTCGACCGCGTGCGCGTGGCGTTGCATCGAATGCAGTTCCATCGAGCCGGACATGATGTCGAGTTCCATGATCCCCCGTGTGCCGGCCCCGAGAAGGGCCGCTCCGTCCACGCGAACGTAGTGGGGCCGTTGCCTCTGGGCCTCAACTCGTCGGCAGGGAGGCCGATCGAAAAGCAAACGACTCACGAATCGGTGCCCCTTGCCGTCATCCACCTCCGACGTTCACGATTCCGCATCGAGCCCGTCATCGCGCAACCCGCTGGCCATCGTCGACGGGGTCGGTGGCGCGCTCGCAGCCGCGGATGGGGAGAGCGTCGCTGCCGGCTTCGCAGAGTCTCTCCGGCTACTGGCCGAGGGCTTCGACGCG
This is a stretch of genomic DNA from Acidimicrobiales bacterium. It encodes these proteins:
- a CDS encoding glycosyltransferase family 2 protein, with product MSPFRFCAIVTGVVYLTWRLIFTWEGANPVLFFLLLAAEAFGFVRVLTETSLLGDVRPAIRNPEKTMAPDGDVILVVTDEPASEVHAAVLSARVISGYNNLRIVDRDNRPDVANLARRLGLVRIVGSPRADLGELIDRAMGDCTSLFALLMPADLVVMPDILEVTASAFDDPSVAVVACRVENVNAVDAVDFGGYGEHRRRDELMVAKLDDAEALPWWPGLAVVRRSAVSEIGGMSRGRQGVTMSTGVRLQAVGWKITDVPVIVGRRLAPWTDDRHLHRWARDLHERLSVLVDDEAPHRNEHATPLRRRVYRAADLHIGRSIQRLVLLGVLFTVLYSSSLPLVADARVLVPLWGAWQFASLLYRRKAQEPVGFTNWITNDLRLLSTDLYVAFRALPGKPLGVDLVDRAPGRIARTVFLVGLQIALAGSLAVFGLGIARPPHGDFATLASLAVAAWLWGMSLQARTASRLHQKRQNFRASDELRVLASKDRMGVIGVSPFGIDVVSADPLGIGEKVRLAFALPQADGSSIRFDCPTAVRRCSKTRGAYVSYLRFAQLSDAEVDQIAEYTAVVAGVHGLRDNLESPLEHLVPIEATLVKPRAEVAEV
- a CDS encoding SDR family oxidoreductase → MSRWKRALVTGASSGIGASIARQLAEQGTPLVVVARDEARLDALAADVPVDVEVLVADLADPHDVARIGARLASSEDPIDLLVNNAGLGFSGSFAALDYEKERRVVAVNVLALHELSHAAAATMVRAGSGGILNIASVAGYLPSAGSATYAATKAFVNSFSESLHQELAGSGVTVTVSCPGFTRTEFHERAEADASRYPNAFWQDADTVAASALAAVAEGKARVVPGALNTVAVGLLKVAPLAALRRVTGKVAANP
- a CDS encoding N-acetyltransferase family protein, giving the protein MKLRLATIDDAEALRTIYNREVLETTHTFDLEPRSLEAQQEWIREREGAFGVVVAEIDTEVAGFASLSPYRPRAAYRTSVENSVYVAESARGAGVGRALMDELIDVATSRGFHTIMARVVGGHDASIGLHQSCGFQVVGTEREVGRKFGRWLDVVVMQRMLA
- a CDS encoding YajQ family cyclic di-GMP-binding protein, encoding MPTFDVVSEVDQQEVRNAVDQAAREVAQRFDFKNTNSSIELGDGVVDMASLSEDRLAALRQVLEEKLVKRKVSLKVLDYGNIEPASGGTVRQTATLQSGISADKARELNKFIKTLGIKGVQSSTQGDQLRVSGKKRDQLQEVIAKLKEGDFGLPLQFNNFRD
- a CDS encoding TIGR03617 family F420-dependent LLM class oxidoreductase, with amino-acid sequence MELDIMSGSMELHSMQRHAHAVEAAGFGTLWLTESGRTAYLSAAAAGLATEQLGIGTAVAVAFPRSPMITASTAWELADATNGRFTLGLGTQVKAHVERRYSSEYAPPGPRMKEYVRSIQAIFRAFRGEEKLHFEGDFYQFSLLPAQWSPGPIDAPDPRIFVSAVLPWMSRMAGEVCDGIHIHPFNSPEYIVERQRPHVAEGAARSGRELGDITFEIPVMTPVGDTDEELAATREHARQMIAFYGSTRTYSPVFETHGFDGLSEQLHARQRDGDLAGMVGLITDDILDHYTVSGSWSTLGANLVSRYRDVAPSTRLMTYTASSQLRTHPDILDRWAQVARDVAAA
- a CDS encoding M48 family metalloprotease, yielding MVNTAKTFTLLAALGGLIIVAGGALGGQGGLVIGLVIGLVMAGGSYWFSDKLAIKSAKAQPVTREQMPEYFQIMEELTAKANMPMPKLYVAPNPQPNAFATGRNPNHAAVAVTVGLLDAMNWDEVRGVLAHELAHIRNRDILIGSVAAAIGMGITFAARMAMWGAMFSGGRGRDRNPIGEIAFAILAPIAAAVIQAAVSRSREFQADESAAKLIGTGEPLARALEKLDAYAMRIPADVDPNQASAYIINPLSAQAAGRGGGGLGKWFSTHPPTEQRIARLRAF
- a CDS encoding DUF2237 domain-containing protein, whose amino-acid sequence is MPLPHDARNVLGGALAECGTDPVTGFFRDGCCNTSDDDVGSHTVCTTVTARFLEFSKESGNDLSTPRPEWGFAGLQPGDGWCVCAARWLEAALAGAAAPVRLSATHERALEVVPLQMLRAHAVDAEN